The following proteins are co-located in the Streptomyces sp. DT2A-34 genome:
- a CDS encoding NF041680 family putative transposase, with translation MSLVHQDVLRDAFAEVSHFRSELYACLTVRGDALFELCDALLCTDGPVRTLVDLALAPEHRRGHGALYGGLNQGRIDVARLRRALTGVPLPRAADGRLVLAVDVSPWLRPDANTCADRAFCHTFGRGEGQHQMVPGWPYSVVAALETGRTSWTAVLDAVRLEPGADVAAVTTVQIREVVERLVTAGQWRPGDPEVLVVLDAGYDAPRIAHLLGDLPVEILGRLRSDRVMRRPTPSREEFHLANPKGGRPPKHGGEFVFGDPTTWGTEQAVTATDTRLYGKATAQAWDRLHPRLTHRAAWLDHNGPLPIIEGTVIRLAVEKLPSGGVNKPVWLWWSRIGATEADVDRCWQSFLRRFDIEHTFRLFKQTLGWTKPRLRSSEAADRWTWLVIAAYAQLRLARPLATDLRRPWEKPTEPNKLTPARVRRGFRNLHAKTGSPAGAPKPSRPGTGQPPGSKNRYPAIRHDVGRVLATGEAYSRPAHHKVGTKPRRTG, from the coding sequence GTGAGTTTGGTACATCAGGATGTCCTGCGGGATGCGTTCGCGGAAGTGTCACACTTCCGGTCGGAGCTGTACGCGTGTCTGACCGTGCGGGGCGACGCCTTGTTCGAGTTATGCGACGCGCTGCTGTGCACGGACGGGCCGGTACGGACGCTGGTCGATCTCGCACTCGCGCCCGAACACCGCCGAGGTCACGGAGCTCTGTACGGCGGACTCAACCAGGGCCGGATCGACGTCGCACGGCTGCGTCGTGCCCTGACCGGGGTGCCGCTGCCGAGGGCGGCTGACGGCCGGCTCGTACTGGCCGTCGATGTCTCGCCGTGGCTGCGACCGGACGCCAACACCTGTGCCGACCGGGCCTTTTGTCACACCTTCGGTCGGGGCGAGGGCCAGCATCAGATGGTGCCGGGCTGGCCGTACTCGGTGGTGGCCGCGCTGGAGACCGGCCGCACGTCCTGGACGGCGGTGCTGGACGCTGTCCGCCTGGAGCCCGGCGCCGACGTCGCCGCCGTGACCACGGTGCAGATCCGCGAGGTCGTCGAGCGGCTGGTCACCGCCGGCCAGTGGCGACCGGGTGACCCGGAGGTCCTGGTCGTGCTGGACGCCGGATACGACGCCCCGCGCATCGCCCACCTGCTGGGTGACCTGCCCGTCGAGATCCTCGGCCGACTCCGTTCAGACCGGGTGATGCGGCGTCCGACACCCTCCCGCGAAGAGTTCCACCTGGCCAACCCCAAGGGCGGCCGGCCCCCCAAGCACGGCGGCGAGTTCGTCTTCGGCGACCCCACGACCTGGGGCACCGAGCAGGCCGTGACGGCCACGGACACCCGGCTCTACGGGAAGGCGACCGCGCAGGCGTGGGACCGGCTGCACCCGCGGCTGACCCACCGGGCCGCATGGCTCGACCACAACGGGCCGCTGCCCATCATCGAGGGCACCGTCATCCGCCTGGCCGTGGAGAAGCTGCCCAGCGGCGGAGTCAACAAGCCGGTCTGGCTGTGGTGGTCGCGAATCGGCGCCACCGAAGCGGACGTCGACCGCTGCTGGCAGTCCTTCCTCCGCCGCTTCGACATCGAGCACACATTCCGCCTGTTCAAGCAGACCCTCGGGTGGACCAAGCCCCGGCTCCGCAGCTCGGAAGCGGCCGACCGGTGGACCTGGCTCGTCATCGCCGCCTATGCCCAGCTCCGGCTCGCCCGTCCGCTGGCCACCGACCTTCGCAGGCCCTGGGAAAAGCCGACCGAGCCGAACAAACTGACACCCGCCCGTGTCCGCAGAGGGTTCAGAAACCTGCACGCGAAGACCGGCTCACCCGCTGGCGCACCGAAACCCTCCCGTCCCGGCACAGGCCAACCGCCCGGCTCGAAGAACCGCTATCCGGCTATCCGTCATGACGTGGGACGCGTCCTCGCCACCGGCGAGGCATACAGCCGTCCCGCCCACCACAAGGTGGGCACCAAACCGCGCAGAACAGGCTGA
- a CDS encoding alkene reductase, with protein sequence MTVNISEVSPVPSLFSPISLGKIELANRIVMAPITRVRAGSSGIPGDLMVEYYRQRASVGMIITEGTYPDHASQGYVGEPGIATDEQAAGWQRVFEAVHAEGGRIVLQIMHAGRGTHPDINGGRRILAPSAIAIDNKTFTEKGEQPYPVPEAMTTAEIRAALEDFATAARRAIEAGADGVEIHGANGYLLQQFLSPAANQRTDEYGGSPQNRARFAVEVVTAVAQAVGAERVGLRISPEVDLGDVFETDRDDVLATYGTLMDQLRPLGLAYLSVLHTEPGGDLVQELRRRFDGKLIVNNGPFGGQTTREQALQQIEANHADAVVVGRALIANPDLVERWQGGHPENEPRPELFYGPGAEGYTDYPFLETA encoded by the coding sequence ATGACTGTCAATATTTCAGAAGTTTCGCCCGTTCCGTCTCTTTTCTCCCCCATCTCCCTCGGGAAGATCGAGCTCGCCAACCGCATCGTCATGGCACCGATAACCCGGGTCCGGGCCGGTTCCTCCGGCATCCCCGGGGACCTCATGGTCGAGTACTACCGGCAGCGGGCGAGCGTCGGAATGATCATCACCGAGGGCACCTACCCCGACCACGCGTCGCAGGGGTATGTCGGCGAGCCGGGCATCGCCACCGACGAGCAGGCGGCCGGCTGGCAGCGGGTGTTCGAGGCGGTGCACGCCGAGGGCGGCCGCATCGTCCTGCAGATCATGCACGCCGGCCGCGGCACCCACCCCGACATCAACGGCGGCCGCCGCATCCTCGCCCCCAGCGCGATCGCCATCGACAATAAGACGTTCACCGAGAAGGGCGAGCAGCCCTACCCCGTACCGGAAGCGATGACCACCGCAGAGATCCGGGCAGCCCTGGAGGACTTCGCCACCGCGGCCCGCCGGGCCATCGAGGCGGGAGCGGACGGCGTGGAAATCCACGGCGCCAACGGCTACCTGCTCCAGCAGTTCCTCTCCCCGGCGGCCAACCAGCGCACCGATGAATACGGCGGCTCGCCGCAGAACCGCGCCCGCTTCGCCGTCGAGGTCGTCACGGCGGTCGCCCAGGCCGTCGGTGCCGAGCGGGTCGGGCTGCGGATCTCGCCGGAGGTCGACCTCGGGGACGTCTTCGAGACCGACCGGGACGACGTCCTGGCCACCTACGGCACCCTGATGGACCAACTGCGCCCGCTGGGCCTGGCCTACCTCTCCGTACTGCACACCGAGCCGGGCGGCGACCTTGTACAGGAGCTGCGGCGGCGCTTCGACGGCAAGCTGATCGTCAACAACGGCCCCTTCGGGGGGCAGACCACCCGCGAGCAGGCGCTCCAGCAGATCGAGGCCAACCACGCCGACGCCGTGGTCGTGGGCCGGGCCCTCATCGCCAACCCCGACCTGGTCGAGCGCTGGCAGGGTGGCCACCCGGAGAACGAGCCGCGGCCGGAACTGTTCTACGGGCCGGGCGCCGAGGGCTACACCGACTACCCCTTCCTCGAAACGGCTTGA
- a CDS encoding WD40 repeat domain-containing protein gives MWRLSEPYAPVLVFRYSLRNAIEDFALNLDARTIRYLNGAMTVVRSLSLGETAEQWERQPADHAQLTQDGTTLAVLRQRGAGRGVRLLATRDGAVLPGPEGKPCDAEVPDESEDESEFMSTCVDVMAFSGDGRYFAYGRSWSDAVDDVTKQPRITVWDVRARQEHAVIEPPGGRGLWGVQSVALTHDGASLLTFRTSEGKAVDVWDVHRRKRVRTVDQGADSWTFNSYVQRLAVRRNGDTVVTPDGVIADLSTGVVSDRNLGDDLTEELVFSPDGANLAAADLLGSVTLWDGAVRRRLGQLPGTDDYAYSDSSGLGSHVGNVTALAFSADGSTLAVGDPLGRVQLWDVPSSRPLGSPLSTSGGPVLSLAFGTDGGTLHVAGRHVPLQKYDLTPSHLVGQACKRAGGGLSAADWKTYLPDLPYRETC, from the coding sequence ATGTGGCGCCTGTCGGAGCCGTACGCCCCCGTCCTGGTTTTCCGGTACTCGTTGCGCAACGCGATCGAGGATTTCGCGCTGAATCTCGACGCGCGCACCATCCGCTATCTCAACGGGGCCATGACGGTCGTACGGTCGCTGAGCCTCGGCGAGACGGCGGAGCAGTGGGAGCGGCAGCCGGCCGACCACGCCCAACTCACCCAGGACGGCACGACGCTGGCCGTCCTCCGGCAGCGGGGCGCCGGGAGAGGCGTCCGGCTGCTGGCCACGCGCGACGGCGCCGTTCTCCCCGGGCCAGAGGGGAAGCCATGCGATGCCGAGGTGCCGGACGAGTCCGAGGACGAGAGCGAGTTCATGTCGACCTGCGTCGATGTCATGGCATTCAGCGGCGACGGCAGGTACTTCGCCTACGGAAGGAGCTGGTCCGATGCCGTCGACGACGTGACGAAGCAGCCCCGGATCACCGTCTGGGACGTCAGAGCCCGGCAAGAACACGCCGTCATTGAGCCGCCGGGCGGGCGTGGCCTGTGGGGGGTGCAGAGTGTGGCCCTCACCCATGATGGCGCTTCTCTGCTGACGTTCAGGACATCGGAGGGCAAGGCGGTCGACGTGTGGGACGTGCACCGCCGCAAGCGCGTGCGGACAGTGGACCAGGGCGCCGACTCGTGGACCTTCAACTCGTATGTGCAGAGATTGGCAGTGCGTCGGAACGGCGACACCGTGGTGACCCCGGACGGAGTGATCGCCGACCTCTCCACCGGGGTGGTCAGCGACCGCAATCTCGGCGACGATCTGACCGAGGAACTGGTCTTCAGCCCCGACGGGGCCAACCTTGCGGCTGCCGACCTGCTGGGAAGCGTGACTCTCTGGGACGGCGCCGTGCGCAGGCGCCTCGGCCAGCTCCCCGGCACGGACGACTACGCGTACTCCGACTCCTCCGGCCTCGGCAGCCACGTGGGCAACGTGACCGCGCTCGCCTTCTCCGCCGACGGCAGCACTCTCGCAGTGGGCGACCCCCTCGGCAGGGTCCAGCTCTGGGACGTACCGTCCAGCCGTCCCCTCGGCTCCCCCCTCTCGACCTCGGGCGGCCCGGTCCTGTCCCTCGCCTTCGGCACCGACGGCGGCACGCTGCACGTCGCGGGTCGGCATGTACCCCTCCAGAAGTACGACCTCACCCCGTCCCACCTCGTCGGCCAGGCCTGCAAGCGCGCCGGAGGCGGTCTGTCAGCGGCGGACTGGAAGACCTACCTGCCGGATCTGCCGTACCGGGAGACGTGCTAG
- a CDS encoding NUDIX domain-containing protein, whose translation MTQDGYAVVPGSIDQPELLVVVAAAIVQEGRLLVVSKKAAPEVFYLPGGKPDVEEGPMEALVRELDEELGVRPLDPRFLADVEALAALERVPMKMTVFETGISQVPRPAAELADLRWISGGEPGVQLAPAVRDQVLPLLRQNGLLA comes from the coding sequence ATGACACAGGACGGTTATGCGGTCGTTCCCGGAAGCATCGACCAACCAGAGCTCTTGGTGGTCGTGGCCGCCGCGATTGTCCAGGAAGGGCGCCTTTTGGTGGTGAGCAAGAAGGCGGCTCCCGAGGTGTTCTATCTGCCCGGCGGGAAGCCCGACGTAGAAGAGGGGCCCATGGAGGCTCTGGTCCGGGAGCTCGACGAGGAACTGGGGGTTCGTCCCTTGGATCCGCGGTTTCTGGCTGACGTCGAAGCGCTCGCGGCTCTTGAGCGCGTGCCCATGAAGATGACTGTCTTCGAGACGGGCATCAGCCAGGTCCCTCGGCCGGCAGCTGAGCTGGCGGACCTGCGATGGATCTCCGGCGGTGAACCAGGTGTGCAGCTGGCTCCGGCGGTGCGGGACCAGGTGCTGCCACTTCTCAGGCAGAACGGCCTGCTCGCCTGA
- a CDS encoding HNH endonuclease — protein MHHVVYRRAGGSDELKNLELRRTACHQQHHAGAHRREQCQPSRPA, from the coding sequence GTGCACCACGTCGTCTACCGGCGTGCAGGTGGCTCCGACGAGTTGAAGAACCTGGAACTCCGACGCACCGCCTGTCACCAGCAGCACCACGCTGGTGCTCACCGGAGAGAGCAGTGTCAGCCCTCGCGGCCTGCTTGA
- a CDS encoding helix-turn-helix transcriptional regulator, whose protein sequence is MASRTSSPLVHPDTDDLDLFKIMSALTDETRLTIVVTLSVSPGLACSGFTQDVTASVLTRHFRVLREAGLIRQHDVGTRRFNTLRKEDLDQRFPGLLDLVLKESVGRVEPYVNAECA, encoded by the coding sequence ATGGCCAGTCGCACCTCGTCACCACTCGTCCACCCCGACACGGACGACCTCGACCTCTTCAAGATCATGAGCGCGCTGACCGACGAGACCCGGCTCACCATCGTCGTCACCCTCTCCGTCTCCCCCGGTCTGGCCTGCAGCGGCTTCACGCAGGACGTCACCGCGTCCGTACTCACCCGCCACTTCCGCGTCCTGCGCGAGGCCGGTCTCATCCGGCAGCACGATGTCGGCACCCGCCGTTTCAACACTCTGCGCAAGGAAGATCTGGACCAGCGGTTCCCCGGACTGCTCGACCTCGTCCTCAAGGAGAGCGTCGGCCGCGTGGAGCCTTACGTGAACGCCGAGTGCGCCTGA
- a CDS encoding IS5 family transposase produces the protein MSERRPYPSDLSDARWELIEPALAAWRFERRGRALDFGRPPQHDLREILDAILYVDRTGVQWRYLPHDFPPWETVYGYFAKWQKEGVFAQLNGLLRELARQKEGRNAEPSACVIDAQSVKTSTSVPAASQGTDAGKKIVGRKRSIVTDTLGLLLAVLVTAANVQDSVAGTQLLDQVATGHPGIRKVWVDGGYRQHLVEHAATLGIDMEIVTRTPGTRGFTPIPKRWTVERTYGWLMLHRRLARDYETLPARSEALIHLAMTDLMARRLTREATISWRDPTTPDQIRITG, from the coding sequence ATGAGTGAACGACGCCCGTATCCGAGCGACTTGTCCGATGCCCGCTGGGAGCTGATCGAGCCCGCCCTGGCGGCCTGGCGCTTCGAACGCCGCGGCCGGGCCCTGGACTTCGGACGCCCGCCCCAGCATGACCTGCGGGAGATCCTGGACGCGATCTTGTACGTGGACCGCACCGGGGTCCAGTGGCGCTACCTGCCACACGACTTCCCACCCTGGGAGACGGTCTACGGCTACTTCGCCAAGTGGCAGAAGGAAGGAGTGTTTGCCCAGCTCAATGGCCTGCTGCGGGAGTTGGCAAGGCAAAAGGAGGGACGGAACGCGGAGCCGTCGGCCTGCGTGATCGACGCGCAGAGCGTGAAGACCTCCACCAGCGTCCCCGCCGCGAGTCAGGGCACGGATGCGGGCAAGAAGATCGTGGGCCGCAAGCGCAGTATCGTGACCGACACGCTCGGCCTGCTGCTGGCCGTCCTGGTCACGGCGGCCAATGTCCAGGACTCCGTGGCCGGCACCCAACTGCTCGACCAGGTTGCCACTGGCCATCCCGGCATCCGCAAGGTGTGGGTCGACGGCGGCTATCGCCAGCACCTCGTCGAGCATGCCGCCACTTTGGGCATCGACATGGAAATCGTCACCCGCACCCCCGGGACCAGAGGATTCACCCCGATACCGAAGCGGTGGACGGTAGAGCGGACCTACGGCTGGTTGATGCTCCACCGTCGCTTGGCCCGCGACTACGAGACCCTCCCGGCCCGCTCAGAAGCCCTGATCCACCTCGCGATGACCGACCTCATGGCCCGCCGCCTCACCCGCGAGGCCACCATCTCCTGGCGCGACCCGACAACACCGGATCAAATCCGCATCACGGGATAA
- the ltrA gene encoding group II intron reverse transcriptase/maturase, protein MDRERALTPLERGRLARHIDTESGLKAKPVKRVYLPKANGKKRPLGIPAIRDRVHQARVKNALEPEWEARFGGRSYGFRPGRGCQDAMETIHSVTAKRTARRLWVLDADLASAFNRIEHDHLMAAIGQFPARKLVHGWLKAGVMEDGRFSPTEEGTPQGGVVSPLLLNIALHGMETAVGVRTETFRNGVQRSVMGTPVLVRYADDFVVLCHTKEEAVRIQDELAKWMRPRGLAFNEEKTRVVHLDEGFDFLGFNFRRYRDGKVLARPSREAVRRVRGKIRETVRSKRGAPAKALIAELSPLVKGWSTYYRGSCASDIFSDLDRYMFITLWRWAVREHQNQGRVWIRRHYWGQHRPRSRDMWVFGSGQYCLHKFKWTRIIRHVAVRSSASKDDPAMPEYWQQRISKRKLPSAERRLVLTLAA, encoded by the coding sequence GTGGACCGAGAGAGGGCTCTCACTCCGTTGGAAAGGGGGCGCCTGGCTCGGCATATTGATACCGAATCAGGACTCAAGGCCAAACCGGTGAAACGTGTGTACCTCCCCAAGGCGAACGGGAAGAAGCGACCGCTCGGCATCCCCGCGATCAGGGACCGCGTCCACCAGGCGCGCGTCAAGAACGCACTGGAGCCCGAGTGGGAAGCCCGGTTCGGCGGCAGGAGCTACGGCTTTCGCCCCGGACGCGGGTGCCAGGACGCGATGGAGACGATCCACAGTGTCACCGCGAAGCGAACTGCGCGGCGGCTGTGGGTTCTCGACGCTGACCTTGCGTCCGCCTTCAATCGCATCGAGCACGATCACCTGATGGCCGCCATTGGGCAATTCCCCGCCAGGAAACTTGTCCATGGCTGGCTTAAAGCGGGAGTGATGGAAGACGGGCGCTTTTCTCCGACCGAGGAAGGAACCCCGCAGGGCGGAGTGGTTAGCCCCTTGCTGTTGAACATCGCTCTCCACGGGATGGAGACGGCCGTCGGAGTACGGACGGAAACCTTCAGGAATGGAGTGCAAAGGTCCGTCATGGGAACTCCGGTACTGGTCAGGTACGCCGATGACTTCGTCGTGCTCTGTCACACGAAGGAAGAGGCAGTGAGGATCCAAGACGAGCTGGCGAAGTGGATGCGTCCCAGAGGACTCGCCTTCAACGAGGAAAAGACGCGCGTGGTCCATCTCGATGAAGGGTTCGACTTCCTGGGGTTCAACTTCCGCCGGTATCGCGACGGGAAAGTCCTCGCTCGTCCGAGCCGGGAAGCCGTGCGAAGGGTCCGAGGGAAGATCAGGGAGACTGTTCGGTCCAAGAGGGGTGCACCAGCCAAGGCGCTTATTGCCGAGCTGAGCCCTCTCGTCAAGGGATGGTCCACCTACTACCGCGGGTCCTGCGCATCCGACATCTTCAGCGATCTGGACCGGTACATGTTCATCACCCTATGGCGGTGGGCAGTTCGGGAGCACCAGAACCAAGGCCGTGTGTGGATCCGCAGGCACTATTGGGGTCAACACCGGCCTAGGAGCAGGGACATGTGGGTATTTGGCTCCGGCCAGTACTGTCTCCACAAGTTCAAATGGACACGCATCATCCGGCACGTAGCGGTTCGCTCCAGTGCCTCAAAGGACGACCCTGCGATGCCGGAATACTGGCAACAGAGAATCAGCAAAAGAAAGTTGCCGTCGGCCGAGCGCAGGCTTGTCCTGACGCTGGCCGCATAG
- a CDS encoding WD40 repeat domain-containing protein, protein MSDTGGERHLVNNGRTLMSITPEEITTWDVRTHRRGHSYPGYGEEDLATFAAVTPDGRQLALSVDDRIWIWDVRAGRVTAKLSTGVPGVVEFGLGGDTLLMDPGAPDSETESSGSVQAWDLRTRRMLVRVPARADEMMQHTAISPDGRWLALCSDKRPLEIWDTAERGTAPVPWPAGLKRYSCAGEVSEIAFAPDNRTMALLTETGIRRVDLRSGRELTGIGGRTWTRSGSARTAGSSPRAGTRG, encoded by the coding sequence TTGTCGGACACGGGCGGAGAGCGCCATCTCGTCAACAACGGCCGGACCCTGATGTCCATCACTCCGGAGGAGATCACGACGTGGGACGTGCGCACGCATCGCCGTGGTCACTCGTACCCGGGATACGGCGAGGAGGACCTCGCCACGTTCGCGGCGGTCACGCCGGACGGCCGTCAGCTCGCGCTGTCGGTGGACGACAGGATCTGGATCTGGGACGTCCGGGCCGGGCGGGTCACCGCCAAGCTGTCGACCGGTGTGCCGGGCGTCGTGGAGTTCGGGCTCGGAGGGGATACTCTCCTGATGGATCCGGGAGCACCGGACTCGGAGACGGAGAGTTCGGGTTCCGTCCAGGCCTGGGACCTGCGGACCCGGCGAATGCTGGTGCGGGTCCCGGCACGGGCGGACGAGATGATGCAGCACACGGCGATCAGCCCGGACGGCCGCTGGCTGGCACTGTGCTCGGACAAGCGCCCGCTGGAGATCTGGGACACCGCCGAGCGGGGGACGGCACCTGTGCCCTGGCCGGCCGGGCTGAAACGGTACTCCTGTGCCGGTGAGGTGAGTGAGATCGCCTTCGCCCCGGACAATCGCACCATGGCTCTGCTGACCGAGACCGGGATCCGCAGGGTAGACCTCCGCTCCGGGCGTGAGCTCACCGGGATCGGGGGGAGGACCTGGACACGCTCCGGTTCAGCCAGGACGGCCGGTTCCTCGCCGCGAGCGGGTACCAGGGGATAG
- a CDS encoding NIPSNAP family protein, producing MITCHLRYEIDPRQISAFERYVTGWIPIVNRLGGTHHGCFLPHEGANDIAYALFSFPSFAAYESYRESIRQDPQARELWQLSEQTGCIRRFDRTFLRPAFLPADSQASPPTQPKTTS from the coding sequence ATGATCACTTGCCACCTGCGCTACGAAATCGATCCTCGGCAGATCTCCGCATTCGAGAGGTATGTGACGGGGTGGATACCCATCGTGAACCGGCTCGGCGGAACCCATCACGGTTGCTTCCTGCCGCACGAAGGCGCCAACGACATTGCCTACGCGCTGTTCTCGTTCCCCAGCTTCGCAGCCTACGAGTCCTACCGCGAGTCCATCCGCCAAGACCCCCAAGCGCGTGAGCTGTGGCAGCTGAGCGAGCAAACCGGCTGCATTCGCCGCTTCGACCGGACCTTCCTCCGCCCTGCGTTCCTTCCAGCCGACTCGCAGGCTTCACCCCCAACACAGCCCAAGACCACAAGCTGA
- a CDS encoding IS5 family transposase (programmed frameshift) — MVERLVPDELWDLFQRVVPEAPSRPQGGGRRRHGDREVLAAIVFVATSGCTWQQLPSASFGPSGATAHRRFAEWTKARVWAKLHRLVLDELGARGELDWTRCAIDSVNMRALKKGDLTGPNPVDRGKYGSKIHLITERTGLPLSVGISGANLHDSQALIPLVKGIPPIRSRRGRRRRRPGKLHADKGYDYSHLRRWLRQRGITHRIARKGIESSQRLGRHRWTIERTMAWLAGCRRLHRRYERKADHFLAFTSIACTLICYRRLAK, encoded by the exons ATCGTTGAGCGGCTGGTGCCGGATGAGTTGTGGGATTTGTTCCAGCGAGTGGTGCCAGAGGCTCCCTCGCGGCCTCAAGGAGGTGGCCGACGCCGCCATGGTGACCGGGAAGTGCTGGCCGCGATCGTGTTCGTGGCGACGTCAGGCTGCACGTGGCAGCAGTTGCCGTCCGCGTCGTTCGGGCCGTCGGGAGCGACGGCCCATCGGCGCTTTGCCGAGTGGACGAAGGCCAGGGTGTGGGCCAAGCTCCACCGCCTGGTCCTCGACGAGCTCGGCGCTCGCGGCGAGTTGGACTGGACCCGCTGCGCGATCGACTCCGTGAACATGCGGGCCCTGAAAA AGGGGGACCTGACGGGTCCGAATCCTGTCGACCGGGGCAAGTACGGGTCGAAGATCCACCTCATCACCGAGCGGACCGGTTTGCCCTTGTCTGTCGGAATCTCGGGGGCGAACCTGCACGACAGCCAGGCCCTGATCCCTCTGGTGAAGGGCATACCGCCAATCCGTTCCCGCCGTGGACGCCGACGTCGCAGGCCGGGCAAGCTCCACGCCGACAAGGGCTACGACTACTCCCACCTGCGTCGATGGTTACGCCAACGTGGCATCACCCACCGCATCGCCCGAAAGGGCATCGAGAGTTCGCAGCGACTGGGCCGCCACCGCTGGACCATCGAACGCACCATGGCCTGGCTCGCCGGCTGCCGCCGCCTCCACCGACGCTACGAGCGCAAAGCCGACCACTTCCTGGCCTTCACCAGCATCGCCTGCACCCTCATCTGCTACCGCAGACTCGCCAAATGA
- a CDS encoding aldehyde dehydrogenase family protein, with the protein MHQERSTHPMTTTQATEPRTHHTETAAEVVGRLRATFNTGVTRPLDWRVNQLQRLRALLVENEQELIEALWADLRKNSAEAKVQEIDFTVADIDEALANLENWLRPRPVEVPAHFGPTTTAYTTYDPLGVVLVIAPWNFPLHLLIDPIIGALAAGNTVVAKPSEMSVHTSAVASRLLRQYFDADVLTVVEGGAEETTALLAQRFDHIFYTGNGAVGRIVMAAAAKNLTPVTLELGGKSPVFVAPDADVDETAKRLVGAKFGNAGQQCIAPDYVLADPATAAALVPALRAAVDAQFGSTPQTAADFGRIINERHFDRLTRLLDSGRAAVGGQHDRDDLFIAPTVLTDVDPASPVMQEEIFGPILPVVEVADLDAAIAFINEREKPLALYAFTTSEATKSRLLNETSSGGIAWGQPVMQLLMPGLPFGGVGESGMGRYHGRYSLETFSHLKAVADVPLN; encoded by the coding sequence CTGCATCAAGAACGGAGCACACACCCCATGACCACAACACAGGCGACCGAGCCGAGGACCCACCATACGGAAACGGCCGCGGAGGTGGTCGGCCGCCTTCGTGCGACGTTCAACACCGGCGTCACCCGCCCACTGGACTGGCGCGTCAACCAGTTGCAGCGGCTGCGGGCCCTGCTGGTCGAGAACGAGCAGGAGCTGATCGAAGCGCTCTGGGCGGATCTGAGGAAGAACTCCGCCGAGGCGAAGGTGCAGGAGATCGACTTCACCGTCGCCGACATCGACGAGGCACTGGCGAATCTCGAAAACTGGCTTCGGCCTCGCCCGGTGGAGGTTCCCGCCCACTTCGGCCCCACAACAACGGCCTACACCACGTACGACCCGCTCGGGGTCGTCCTGGTGATCGCTCCGTGGAATTTCCCGCTGCATCTTCTCATCGACCCCATCATCGGCGCGCTGGCCGCCGGGAACACCGTGGTGGCCAAGCCGAGCGAGATGTCGGTGCACACCTCGGCGGTCGCTTCACGACTCCTGCGACAGTACTTCGACGCCGATGTGCTCACCGTGGTCGAGGGGGGCGCCGAGGAGACCACGGCCCTGCTGGCGCAGCGTTTCGACCACATCTTCTACACGGGCAATGGCGCGGTCGGCCGGATCGTCATGGCCGCGGCAGCCAAGAACCTCACCCCGGTCACGCTCGAACTCGGGGGCAAGTCGCCGGTCTTCGTGGCGCCCGACGCCGACGTGGACGAGACCGCGAAGCGGCTGGTCGGCGCCAAGTTCGGCAACGCGGGCCAGCAGTGCATAGCCCCTGACTACGTTCTGGCCGATCCTGCCACCGCCGCCGCACTGGTCCCCGCTCTGCGCGCGGCGGTCGACGCCCAGTTCGGCTCCACCCCGCAGACCGCGGCCGACTTCGGCCGGATCATCAACGAGCGGCACTTCGACCGGCTCACCCGTCTGCTGGACTCCGGCCGGGCGGCGGTGGGAGGCCAGCACGACCGTGACGACCTGTTCATCGCACCGACCGTGCTCACCGATGTCGACCCCGCATCGCCCGTCATGCAGGAGGAGATCTTCGGTCCGATCCTCCCCGTCGTCGAAGTCGCCGACCTCGACGCCGCCATCGCCTTCATCAACGAACGCGAAAAGCCCCTCGCCCTCTACGCCTTCACCACGTCCGAGGCCACCAAGTCGCGCCTCTTGAACGAGACTTCCTCCGGCGGCATCGCCTGGGGCCAGCCGGTGATGCAACTGCTCATGCCGGGACTGCCTTTCGGCGGCGTCGGCGAAAGCGGCATGGGCCGCTACCACGGCCGGTATTCCCTGGAGACGTTCAGCCACCTCAAGGCCGTCGCGGACGTGCCGCTCAACTAG